From Arcticibacter tournemirensis, one genomic window encodes:
- a CDS encoding beta-glucosidase — MNLKLIKSFNAVCCLMVSLNLSAQVYRDSTADVEGRVNDLLSRMTREEKIDYIGGYNGFYIRGIERLGLPEIKLTDGPVGTHKDGKSTAYPASVLSAATWDTSLVYQLGKQLGRDAKARAVHVLLAPGVNIIRAPMGGRNFEYFSEDPFLNARMAVAYIKGLQDEKVVATVKHYAANNQEWDRNNVSSDIDERTLHEIYLPAFKASVREARAGSVMNSYNPVNGVYTTQSDVLNNKILKGMWGFDGFVMSDWSSTYDGIAAANGGLDLEMPRARFMTKDILLPAIADGRVAMSTIDDKVRRILRIIFRFGFFDKAQLDRSIPLDNPDAAEVAANLARGGIVLLKNKNNTLPFSAAQIKTLAVIGPNANSYIAGGGSSYTFPFHSVSVLEGINKIAPDIRTIYAAGIPTLPDVVASSIFYTGRNSPIRGLKGEYFNNIRLIGQPEKIVTDTTVSINNGWHIAAEKQGIPFDHCSIRWTGVIRPQKTARYRFTVRGFDGFRLFVDSKQVINEWRDQGITTKEAVVVLEAGKEYDIRLEYFANVHPVDIVLAWREDKLLFEEAVRAAASADAAVVCMGFNESSERESNDRTFSLPEFQDSLISCIVRANPKTVVLLNAGGNVDMNGWIDSIPALLHLWYPGQEGGTAVAELLFGYISPSGKLPVSFERRWEDNPVHDSYYDPANTKRIAYKEGLFVGYRHYDISAVKPRFPFGFGLSYTSFRYSNLSIADQGKPGFPDIRVTFTLTNTGGVDGAEAAQIYVRELKSKALRPFKELKGFSKTFLKKGESKRVSVRLDANAFSYYRPERGVFDYNPGRFEVLVGASSEDIRLRKPVAVK, encoded by the coding sequence ATGAATTTAAAGCTAATAAAGTCCTTTAATGCTGTATGTTGTCTGATGGTTTCTCTCAATTTGTCTGCCCAGGTTTACAGGGACAGCACAGCGGATGTTGAGGGGAGAGTGAACGACCTGCTTTCGAGAATGACCCGCGAGGAAAAGATTGACTATATAGGTGGTTATAACGGGTTTTACATCAGGGGAATTGAACGACTGGGACTGCCTGAAATAAAATTGACCGATGGGCCGGTTGGAACGCATAAAGACGGGAAATCAACAGCATATCCTGCAAGCGTCCTTTCTGCCGCAACGTGGGACACGAGTTTGGTGTATCAACTAGGAAAACAACTCGGCAGAGATGCAAAAGCACGGGCAGTACATGTTTTGCTGGCTCCAGGAGTGAATATCATACGTGCGCCGATGGGTGGCCGGAACTTTGAATATTTTAGTGAAGACCCATTTTTAAATGCACGCATGGCTGTGGCGTATATTAAAGGACTACAGGATGAAAAGGTAGTGGCCACAGTTAAGCATTACGCAGCAAATAACCAGGAATGGGACAGAAATAATGTAAGCAGCGATATTGATGAACGTACCTTACATGAAATATACCTGCCCGCCTTTAAAGCCAGTGTCCGGGAGGCGAGGGCGGGGTCTGTGATGAACAGCTATAATCCGGTAAACGGAGTTTATACGACACAAAGCGATGTTCTGAATAACAAGATATTAAAAGGAATGTGGGGATTTGATGGTTTTGTGATGAGCGATTGGTCGTCTACCTACGATGGTATTGCGGCCGCGAACGGCGGGCTGGATTTAGAAATGCCGCGGGCCAGGTTTATGACAAAAGACATATTGCTTCCGGCTATTGCGGACGGCCGCGTGGCCATGTCGACTATTGACGATAAAGTGCGGCGTATATTAAGGATTATTTTTCGTTTCGGCTTCTTCGATAAGGCTCAGCTGGATAGATCGATCCCGCTAGACAACCCTGATGCCGCTGAAGTAGCGGCCAATCTCGCGAGGGGAGGAATTGTATTGTTGAAAAATAAAAACAACACTTTGCCTTTCTCTGCTGCCCAGATCAAAACGCTGGCTGTAATTGGGCCTAATGCGAATTCTTATATAGCCGGAGGAGGCAGTTCTTATACATTTCCTTTTCATTCAGTATCGGTTTTGGAAGGGATCAATAAGATTGCCCCTGATATAAGGACTATTTATGCCGCGGGAATTCCTACGTTGCCAGACGTGGTGGCCTCATCTATTTTTTATACAGGGAGAAATAGCCCGATAAGAGGTTTAAAAGGTGAGTATTTTAATAATATCAGGCTGATCGGCCAACCTGAGAAGATTGTGACTGATACCACGGTCAGCATCAATAACGGTTGGCATATTGCTGCTGAGAAACAAGGCATTCCGTTTGATCATTGTTCCATACGCTGGACGGGTGTGATCAGACCGCAGAAAACCGCACGATATCGTTTTACAGTCCGGGGGTTTGATGGATTCAGGCTATTCGTAGATTCAAAGCAGGTTATCAATGAGTGGCGTGATCAGGGAATTACCACAAAAGAAGCCGTTGTGGTGTTAGAGGCCGGAAAAGAATACGACATCCGTTTAGAGTACTTTGCCAATGTTCACCCGGTAGATATTGTACTGGCCTGGCGCGAAGATAAACTGCTCTTTGAAGAAGCTGTTCGTGCTGCCGCATCAGCTGATGCCGCTGTGGTCTGCATGGGCTTTAACGAGAGCAGCGAGCGCGAGAGTAATGATCGCACATTCTCCTTGCCTGAATTTCAGGATAGTCTGATTAGCTGTATTGTAAGAGCGAACCCTAAAACGGTAGTATTGCTCAATGCCGGGGGTAACGTTGACATGAATGGCTGGATAGACAGTATTCCGGCCCTGTTGCATCTATGGTATCCCGGGCAGGAAGGAGGGACCGCAGTTGCGGAGCTCTTATTCGGTTATATAAGTCCAAGCGGTAAGCTGCCTGTGAGTTTTGAGAGAAGGTGGGAAGATAATCCCGTTCACGACAGCTATTATGATCCCGCGAACACCAAAAGGATAGCCTACAAGGAGGGTTTGTTTGTAGGCTACAGGCATTACGACATCAGTGCTGTCAAACCCAGGTTCCCTTTTGGGTTTGGCTTGTCATATACCAGCTTCAGATATAGTAATCTATCCATTGCAGATCAGGGTAAGCCTGGGTTTCCTGATATAAGAGTGACGTTTACTCTTACAAATACCGGTGGCGTGGACGGGGCAGAAGCGGCACAAATTTATGTGAGGGAACTTAAGTCAAAAGCGCTGCGGCCATTTAAAGAGCTCAAAGGATTTTCAAAGACATTTCTTAAAAAGGGCGAATCTAAAAGAGTATCTGTGCGCCTTGATGCAAACGCTTTTTCGTATTACAGACCGGAGAGGGGAGTTTTTGATTACAATCCTGGAAGGTTTGAGGTACTTGTCGGTGCCTCTTCAGAAGACATCAGGCTAAGGAAACCGGTAGCGGTAAAATGA
- a CDS encoding DUF4271 domain-containing protein: MPVKYLLLLLFTVFSGLTVFSQVDSQATRGATTVEAGSVARQPAYRDSASIARWMLRRDSIRYARDSIRAVADSLNLASVKIPDPKRPNLFRDSLVRYYMVKGVDFQGWSRRFTKLSKYEEGRLRAKGELWVVAFIFVLLMLFAVLRNAFNKELSAMIHAFFSNRVLGQINKEENFFNSWPFVFLYLLFGFTIGMFLYQCGKYFQLSYGYSGVSWFFRLSFIVIGLYTLKIIIIKILGFLFDAGKIVKEYISILFMSYFNLALLFLPIVIAFSLTPARFAPYYIYLSFILIGFIFFFQFLRAITNILSGYRFPKVYLFIYLCALEICPLLILIKALRF, translated from the coding sequence ATGCCTGTTAAATACCTTTTATTGCTTCTTTTTACGGTTTTTTCGGGACTTACCGTGTTTTCCCAGGTTGATTCTCAGGCCACCCGGGGGGCAACGACAGTTGAAGCCGGCAGTGTTGCCAGGCAACCGGCATACCGGGATTCTGCGTCTATTGCGCGCTGGATGCTCAGGCGCGACTCAATCAGGTATGCAAGAGATTCAATCAGGGCCGTTGCCGACTCTTTGAACCTGGCATCGGTAAAGATACCTGACCCTAAACGCCCGAATCTCTTTCGTGATAGCCTGGTGCGATATTACATGGTGAAAGGTGTTGATTTTCAGGGATGGTCGCGCAGGTTTACAAAGCTTTCTAAATACGAAGAGGGCAGGCTACGGGCAAAGGGAGAGCTGTGGGTCGTTGCCTTTATATTTGTGCTTCTAATGCTTTTCGCCGTATTGAGGAATGCCTTTAATAAGGAATTGTCGGCTATGATTCATGCTTTTTTTAGCAACAGAGTTTTAGGGCAGATCAATAAAGAGGAGAACTTTTTTAATTCCTGGCCTTTTGTATTCCTGTACCTTTTGTTTGGCTTTACTATAGGAATGTTTCTCTATCAATGCGGGAAATATTTTCAGTTGTCGTATGGCTATAGCGGTGTAAGCTGGTTTTTCAGGCTATCATTTATCGTCATCGGCTTATATACTTTAAAAATAATAATAATAAAGATACTGGGATTCTTATTTGATGCGGGGAAAATAGTGAAGGAATATATTTCCATTTTATTTATGAGCTACTTTAACCTTGCCTTGCTGTTTTTGCCAATAGTTATTGCTTTTAGCTTGACGCCGGCGAGGTTTGCGCCTTATTATATCTACTTGTCGTTCATATTAATAGGTTTTATTTTCTTTTTCCAGTTTCTCAGAGCAATAACGAACATATTATCCGGGTATAGGTTTCCTAAAGTTTATTTATTTATCTATCTTTGTGCCCTCGAAATTTGCCCATTATTAATATTAATTAAGGCGCTCAGGTTCTAA
- a CDS encoding uroporphyrinogen-III synthase, which translates to MQSEARKRKVKSILVTLPKPDTEKSPYFELAKKYNVKVDFRSFIHVEGVPAKDFRKERINLADYTAVIFTSRNAADHFFRICEEMRHEVPAEMKYFCLSENIALYLQKYIQYRKRKIFFGKQTASDLAEVLKKNAAEKFLYPCSDVATEETQKFLQENGYNFTTAVLFRTVCSDLSDLANVFYDIIVFFSPSSIQSLYKNFPDFEQNTTRIAAFGASTQKAIQERNLIVDIPAPMPNAPSMTMAIEQYIKMVNK; encoded by the coding sequence ATGCAATCAGAAGCTAGAAAGAGAAAAGTAAAAAGTATTTTGGTAACCCTGCCAAAGCCCGATACGGAAAAATCGCCTTATTTTGAGCTGGCTAAGAAATACAATGTTAAGGTCGATTTTCGCTCATTTATCCATGTTGAAGGTGTTCCAGCCAAGGATTTTCGAAAAGAGAGGATTAATCTGGCGGATTATACAGCGGTTATTTTCACAAGTCGCAACGCTGCGGATCATTTTTTCAGGATATGCGAAGAGATGAGACACGAAGTGCCTGCAGAAATGAAATATTTCTGTCTGTCGGAAAACATTGCGTTGTACCTTCAGAAGTATATTCAATATAGGAAGAGGAAGATATTCTTTGGAAAACAGACAGCCTCGGATCTTGCTGAGGTATTAAAAAAGAACGCTGCTGAGAAATTCTTGTATCCATGTTCGGATGTTGCGACAGAAGAAACGCAAAAGTTTTTGCAGGAGAATGGGTATAATTTTACCACTGCGGTATTGTTTCGTACCGTATGCAGTGATTTATCCGATCTGGCGAATGTGTTTTACGATATCATCGTTTTCTTTAGTCCATCGAGCATTCAATCCTTATATAAGAACTTCCCTGATTTTGAACAGAATACGACGCGGATAGCCGCTTTTGGTGCTAGTACGCAGAAAGCAATTCAGGAAAGAAACCTCATTGTAGATATTCCCGCGCCTATGCCTAACGCCCCAAGTATGACCATGGCTATAGAGCAATATATTAAGATGGTAAACAAATAA
- a CDS encoding GDSL-type esterase/lipase family protein — translation MTKVILMVAAVFAFNAAVAQQKKLTQKEKWEQKVAAYERKDAADFPGKGIVVFTGSSSVENWKTLQRDFPDKKVLNRGISGTKTTDLGQYIARVITPYKPRQIFLYIGDNDIGYKHVPDTILRDFKQLFFAIRKDNKKAEIVFMAIKPSPVRMKYLDNIEQTNELIRSFMAIQPQTVYADTFHPLLTDNKQIVPEYYSKDGLHMTAEGYKIWADVIRPLIK, via the coding sequence ATGACAAAAGTGATTTTAATGGTAGCGGCGGTTTTTGCTTTTAACGCAGCCGTTGCGCAGCAAAAGAAATTGACGCAAAAGGAAAAATGGGAACAAAAGGTGGCAGCCTATGAACGTAAGGATGCTGCTGATTTTCCAGGGAAGGGTATTGTAGTATTCACCGGCAGTTCGTCTGTGGAAAACTGGAAAACGCTGCAGCGGGATTTTCCGGATAAGAAAGTACTAAACAGGGGAATTTCAGGTACTAAGACCACTGATCTGGGTCAGTATATCGCAAGGGTCATTACTCCATATAAACCCAGGCAGATCTTTTTGTACATAGGCGATAATGATATCGGCTATAAGCATGTGCCCGATACGATCTTAAGAGATTTCAAACAGCTTTTCTTCGCTATCAGGAAAGACAATAAAAAGGCGGAGATCGTTTTTATGGCCATTAAGCCCAGCCCTGTTCGAATGAAATATCTGGACAATATTGAGCAAACGAATGAGCTGATCAGGAGCTTTATGGCTATTCAGCCGCAAACGGTATATGCCGATACCTTTCACCCGCTGTTAACCGACAACAAGCAAATCGTTCCTGAATACTATTCAAAGGACGGATTGCATATGACGGCGGAAGGATACAAAATTTGGGCCGATGTGATAAGACCTTTAATTAAATGA
- a CDS encoding FAD-dependent oxidoreductase has translation MIQSIEKNKRELQQKTMYSDLVIVGGGLAGICSSITAARAGIKVILVQDRPVLGGNASSEIRLWMLGATSHMGNNNRWSREGGVIDEILVENTYRNPEGNPVILDMLLLDKVMKESNITLLLNTAVYEAEKEDADTINLLKAFCSQNSTEYILKAPLFCDASGDGIVGFLSGAAFRMGAESKEEFGEQMAPDTEYGELLGHSLYFYSKDTGKPVKFIPPSFALGDITKVPRYRNFNAKEHGCKLWWVEYGGRLDTVHDTEKIKWELWKVIYGVWNHIKNSGEFPEAETMTLEWVGTIPGKRESRRFEGDYILRQQDLIEQRTHEDAVAYGGWSIDLHPADGVFSEKPGCNQWHSKGIFQIPYRSLYSRNINNLFLAGRIISVSHVAFGATRVMATCAYVGQAVGMAAKICIENNLNPRDILSNGLMLTLQRELMKTGQFIPGLILKDQRDIIQKGRAIASSEIRFKGFLHEGLWKALDWSSAQMFPVDTGEIPSFSMDVNALKDTMLETELRISSRNGNYTPDLSLSKKQFSLKAGQQTVGIHFDSILKEPAYVYLIVSKNPEIQLGYTEKRVTGVLSVFNLVNKAVSNYGKQSPPEDSGVDEFEFWCPQRRPGGHNFAIEMSRAQQVFGAANIANGIDRPTTGPNAWVADPDDPSPVLTIEWDEPKKIGKIELFFDTDYDHPMESVLMTHPENVMPFCVRNYKVKDDKGNILFEKEDNYQTRNTIIFKEPVVTSKIQIEAEHPSANVPAAIFSVRCYRDI, from the coding sequence ATGATTCAAAGTATAGAAAAGAATAAAAGAGAGTTGCAGCAAAAAACGATGTATTCAGACCTTGTCATTGTAGGTGGAGGCCTGGCTGGAATATGCAGTTCAATCACAGCTGCCCGGGCTGGCATTAAAGTAATCCTTGTACAGGACCGGCCAGTTTTAGGAGGCAATGCTTCAAGCGAGATACGGCTTTGGATGTTAGGAGCGACTTCACATATGGGTAATAATAATCGCTGGTCGCGTGAAGGCGGAGTAATTGATGAGATTCTGGTAGAAAATACTTATCGTAATCCCGAGGGTAATCCTGTTATACTGGATATGCTCTTACTTGATAAAGTAATGAAGGAATCTAATATTACTTTATTGTTGAACACGGCGGTTTATGAAGCAGAGAAGGAAGACGCTGATACAATAAATTTATTAAAGGCGTTTTGCAGTCAAAACTCTACGGAGTATATTCTGAAGGCCCCTTTGTTCTGCGATGCATCAGGGGACGGCATTGTTGGATTTCTGTCGGGGGCAGCCTTCAGGATGGGAGCGGAAAGCAAAGAAGAATTTGGAGAACAAATGGCACCTGACACTGAGTATGGAGAATTGCTTGGCCACTCTCTGTACTTTTATAGTAAGGACACAGGGAAACCGGTGAAATTTATTCCTCCTTCTTTTGCTTTAGGCGATATCACTAAAGTACCTCGCTACCGTAACTTCAATGCTAAGGAGCATGGCTGCAAGCTCTGGTGGGTAGAATATGGTGGCCGGCTGGATACTGTACATGACACCGAGAAGATTAAATGGGAGCTTTGGAAGGTAATTTATGGAGTATGGAACCATATAAAGAACTCAGGAGAGTTTCCGGAGGCAGAAACGATGACGCTAGAGTGGGTAGGAACTATACCCGGAAAAAGAGAGAGTAGGCGTTTTGAGGGCGATTATATTTTAAGACAACAGGACCTGATTGAGCAGCGGACACATGAAGACGCGGTGGCTTACGGAGGCTGGTCGATAGATCTTCATCCAGCAGACGGAGTGTTTAGTGAAAAGCCGGGATGCAACCAATGGCATAGTAAGGGCATTTTTCAAATCCCTTACCGCTCACTTTACAGCCGGAATATAAATAATCTTTTTCTTGCAGGCAGAATCATCAGTGTTAGTCATGTTGCCTTCGGAGCTACACGTGTTATGGCTACCTGTGCCTACGTCGGACAGGCAGTAGGTATGGCAGCAAAGATTTGCATTGAAAATAATTTAAATCCGCGCGACATCCTAAGCAATGGCTTAATGCTAACCCTGCAGAGGGAATTAATGAAAACCGGACAATTTATACCCGGCTTGATATTGAAAGATCAGCGCGATATCATACAGAAAGGCAGGGCTATCGCGAGTAGTGAGATACGTTTTAAGGGATTCCTGCATGAGGGGCTTTGGAAAGCACTGGATTGGTCCTCGGCACAGATGTTTCCTGTTGATACAGGAGAAATTCCTTCCTTTAGTATGGATGTAAATGCGTTAAAGGATACTATGTTGGAAACTGAGCTAAGGATCAGCAGCCGCAACGGAAATTATACACCCGACTTAAGCCTCTCTAAAAAACAATTCAGCCTTAAAGCTGGACAGCAAACGGTAGGAATTCATTTTGATTCTATCTTAAAAGAACCGGCCTATGTATACCTGATAGTGAGCAAAAATCCGGAGATACAGTTGGGTTATACAGAGAAGCGGGTTACAGGCGTTCTTTCGGTGTTTAATCTGGTTAATAAAGCAGTATCAAATTACGGTAAGCAATCTCCTCCTGAAGACTCAGGAGTAGATGAATTTGAATTTTGGTGTCCTCAACGGCGGCCCGGGGGGCATAACTTTGCTATAGAAATGAGCCGGGCACAACAGGTATTCGGAGCAGCGAACATCGCCAATGGGATAGACCGGCCGACTACAGGGCCGAATGCGTGGGTAGCGGATCCGGACGACCCATCGCCTGTGCTTACAATTGAGTGGGATGAGCCAAAGAAAATTGGTAAAATCGAGTTGTTCTTTGATACGGATTATGACCATCCCATGGAATCGGTGCTGATGACGCATCCGGAGAATGTAATGCCGTTCTGTGTGAGGAATTATAAAGTGAAAGATGATAAGGGGAATATCTTATTTGAGAAAGAGGATAACTACCAGACGCGCAATACCATCATATTTAAAGAGCCGGTAGTCACCAGTAAAATACAGATAGAAGCAGAGCATCCATCCGCCAATGTTCCTGCTGCTATATTTTCGGTAAGATGTTACAGGGATATTTAA
- a CDS encoding sodium:solute symporter family protein: MNSLIDTSVIVVFSVFIMLIGFMFARTGRNLKSFFAGGEAVPWFIGGLSLFMSFFSAGTFVAWGSIAYKYGWVAVTIQWTMCIGGLVTGLYLAPKWKATGNLTAAEFIKERLGDKVQKSFIYIFMLVSLFIKGSVLYSVARLVGSSLDFPLVPVTVVLGIFMIAYTAVGGLWAVMVTDILQFVILTAAVLLIIPLAFSEAGGVNVVLERVPENFFHIVNGEYTWGFIVAFALYHIFYIGGNWTFVQRYTSVDTPKSASKVAFLFAGLYIISPVLWMLPPMIYRTMNPGLTGLETENAYLMVCKQVLPAGLMGLILTGMYFSTSASANTALNVVSAVFTNDIYKGINPHASDRKLMKVARLSSWFFGIGMIIIALIVPYIGGIVEFTLSVGAITGGPLLAPPIWALFSKRITGRATIYITVISLIVNLIFKMVLPLLMDYKLSRASEMLLGVLLPCILLLLYEVYAASKGWISEEYQQLQDRRAAQKTEVAEIDATEALEIKRQNRFGLQVIAFALAFIALLLYVLCAFTTKGTILVAGIATVILLCSLIPFFASRKVVV, encoded by the coding sequence ATGAACTCATTAATCGACACTTCTGTCATCGTTGTATTTTCAGTATTTATCATGCTCATAGGTTTCATGTTTGCCCGTACGGGCCGAAACCTTAAATCATTTTTTGCAGGTGGAGAGGCTGTGCCCTGGTTCATCGGGGGGCTTTCTCTCTTTATGAGTTTCTTTTCGGCGGGAACCTTTGTAGCTTGGGGATCTATTGCCTACAAATACGGCTGGGTGGCAGTAACCATTCAGTGGACCATGTGCATAGGGGGGCTGGTAACAGGTCTTTATCTTGCACCTAAATGGAAGGCTACCGGTAACCTTACTGCAGCAGAGTTTATTAAGGAAAGGCTGGGAGATAAGGTGCAGAAGAGCTTTATATATATCTTTATGCTGGTATCGTTGTTTATAAAAGGCTCGGTCCTGTATTCGGTAGCCAGGCTGGTGGGCTCTTCACTGGACTTTCCCCTCGTGCCGGTTACCGTGGTGCTGGGTATCTTCATGATCGCTTATACGGCAGTAGGAGGACTATGGGCAGTAATGGTGACTGATATTCTTCAGTTTGTGATCCTTACGGCAGCGGTGCTTCTGATCATTCCACTGGCGTTTTCAGAGGCGGGAGGTGTAAACGTGGTTTTAGAACGTGTTCCTGAGAACTTCTTTCATATAGTGAATGGAGAGTATACCTGGGGCTTTATTGTGGCTTTTGCTCTGTATCACATCTTTTATATTGGCGGAAACTGGACCTTTGTACAGCGCTATACCAGTGTGGATACGCCCAAGTCGGCATCAAAGGTGGCCTTTCTTTTTGCAGGACTATATATAATCAGTCCGGTGCTGTGGATGCTTCCACCGATGATTTACCGGACGATGAACCCGGGACTGACTGGATTGGAAACGGAGAATGCGTATCTGATGGTATGCAAGCAGGTGCTGCCGGCAGGACTAATGGGATTGATTTTAACAGGTATGTATTTCTCCACTTCGGCATCGGCCAATACGGCGTTGAATGTTGTCTCGGCAGTATTTACTAATGATATTTATAAAGGGATCAACCCGCATGCTTCAGACAGGAAGTTGATGAAAGTGGCAAGATTGTCATCCTGGTTCTTTGGGATAGGGATGATCATCATTGCATTGATTGTACCTTATATTGGAGGTATAGTTGAATTTACTCTAAGTGTGGGGGCTATAACAGGTGGCCCGTTACTTGCTCCGCCAATTTGGGCGCTTTTTTCTAAGCGGATTACCGGAAGAGCAACGATATATATTACAGTGATCAGTCTGATAGTGAATCTTATATTTAAGATGGTTCTGCCCCTGCTTATGGATTATAAACTGAGCAGAGCCAGTGAGATGTTGCTGGGTGTGTTGCTCCCCTGTATTCTGTTGCTGTTATATGAAGTATATGCAGCATCGAAGGGCTGGATCAGTGAAGAATATCAGCAGCTTCAGGACAGACGGGCGGCACAGAAAACCGAAGTAGCAGAGATTGATGCGACAGAAGCATTAGAGATTAAGCGTCAGAACAGGTTTGGGTTGCAGGTTATAGCATTTGCACTGGCTTTTATTGCCTTGCTGTTGTATGTCTTGTGCGCCTTTACTACCAAGGGAACTATTCTGGTAGCCGGGATTGCAACAGTAATCCTGTTATGCTCGTTGATCCCGTTCTTTGCCTCCCGAAAAGTCGTCGTATAA
- a CDS encoding SUMF1/EgtB/PvdO family nonheme iron enzyme: MRKLYIIALATISAFSSGCGKGGAGGELVGVRTKKVNSSRVPYGMVYIPAGTFVMGQTDQDITFAQIAQNKQVTVQAFYMDETEITNNEYKQFVNWVRDSIAITDYLQDPKLYIQTKGQAANAGGPKYIDWKKVGDGSVIWNTRKNAANANKLQAMYYQGEDRVFDRNEIDVRLLKYNFAIMNYREAANYRGDKSKKRSDFIFRDTVGVYPDTLVWLADFAYAQNDPMTEGYFSHPSYASYPVVGITWRQARAFTIWRTRLYEGSEQGSRNPRLPFELPSEAEFEYAARGGRVGTDYPWGGPYIRNAKGCLMANFKPGRGNYNDDGGSVTVNARSYYPNDFGLYNMAGNVAEWTASAYDESASTFVHDLNPTFSYEAKASDPEVMKRKVVRGGSWKDIGYFLQNSTRAFEYQDTAKSYIGFRCVTRFPGRDIRDKSSF, translated from the coding sequence ATGAGAAAATTATATATTATCGCTCTCGCAACCATTTCAGCGTTTTCAAGTGGCTGCGGGAAGGGCGGTGCAGGTGGAGAACTGGTTGGAGTAAGAACTAAAAAAGTGAATAGCAGCAGAGTGCCTTATGGTATGGTTTATATACCGGCAGGTACTTTTGTTATGGGACAAACTGATCAGGATATTACTTTTGCCCAGATTGCACAGAATAAACAGGTAACCGTTCAGGCATTCTACATGGACGAAACCGAAATCACAAACAACGAATACAAGCAATTTGTGAACTGGGTAAGGGACTCCATTGCTATAACCGATTATTTACAGGATCCTAAGCTTTACATCCAGACAAAAGGACAGGCAGCTAATGCCGGCGGTCCTAAATATATCGACTGGAAAAAAGTTGGAGATGGCTCTGTTATCTGGAATACCAGAAAAAATGCTGCCAATGCAAATAAACTGCAAGCGATGTATTATCAGGGAGAAGATCGTGTGTTTGATCGAAATGAGATTGATGTACGTCTTCTGAAGTATAACTTCGCAATCATGAATTACCGGGAAGCTGCGAACTACCGGGGAGATAAAAGCAAGAAACGGTCTGACTTCATTTTCCGCGATACTGTAGGTGTATATCCCGATACTCTTGTATGGCTGGCTGACTTTGCTTATGCGCAGAATGATCCGATGACGGAAGGGTATTTTTCTCACCCCTCTTATGCAAGTTATCCTGTGGTAGGTATTACCTGGCGTCAGGCGAGAGCGTTCACCATTTGGCGGACCCGTTTGTATGAAGGAAGCGAACAAGGATCAAGAAATCCGCGGTTACCTTTTGAGCTACCGTCGGAGGCAGAGTTTGAATATGCAGCGAGGGGAGGTCGCGTGGGAACAGATTATCCATGGGGCGGCCCATATATCAGGAATGCAAAGGGGTGCTTAATGGCTAACTTTAAGCCTGGACGGGGGAATTACAATGACGACGGCGGGTCTGTGACTGTAAATGCCCGCTCGTACTATCCGAATGACTTTGGATTATACAATATGGCCGGTAATGTGGCCGAATGGACAGCGTCGGCTTATGATGAGTCTGCATCCACTTTTGTACATGATCTGAATCCTACGTTTAGCTATGAGGCTAAAGCGAGTGATCCGGAGGTAATGAAAAGAAAAGTAGTAAGAGGAGGTTCATGGAAAGATATAGGTTATTTCCTTCAAAACTCTACCAGGGCCTTCGAGTATCAGGATACGGCAAAATCATATATTGGCTTCCGCTGCGTGACCCGCTTTCCAGGAAGAGATATCAGAGATAAAAGTTCTTTTTAA